The nucleotide sequence TTATGGAAGACTCAAAACCAAGATTCTCAGGTATCCTCGAGCTCATCGGAGACAAAAAGTTTGGCTTCATCCGAGGACTCCGCGCCGATGTACCCAAGGGAAAGAAGGACCCGTTCGTACCGCCGCCACTCATTCGCAAATACAAGCTCCGTGACGGCCTGATCATGGAGGGCACTTTGCGCCCCGGCAAGAAAGGCGACATGCAGGTCCACCGCATCGACACGATCATGGGTCTCGATCCCGAAGCGTGGCCGAAATTCAAAAATTTCGACTCCGGCCAGATCATCTACCCGGACGAAAAACTTGAGCTGGTCAGCGGTCCGTCCGACATCAACATGCGCATCGTCGACCTGGTCGCGCCAATCGGGAAAGGGCAGAGGGCGCTCATTGTTGCACCCCCGCGAACCGGTAAGACGCTTCTTTTGAAGGACATCGCGGCGTCGGTCACAAAGAACCATCCGGAGATCGAGCTCGTGGCGCTCCTGGTGGATGAGCGGCCGGAAGAAGTCACAGACTTCAAGAGATCGACCGCCGCCATGGTGTTTGCATCGTCGAACGACCATGACGACGACAATCACGTTCGGGTATCGACGCTGGCGCTCGAGTATGCCAAGCGGGAAGTCGAGATGAAAAAGGATGTCGTGATCCTGCTCGATTCGCTGACGAGGCTGGGAAGGACATTCAACCTGTATTCATCGGGCAGTGGCCGCACGCTATCCGGAGGCCTGGACGCCGGAGCGATGAAGGTGCCTCGTCGAATCTTCGGGTCCGCCCGCAATATTGAAGGCGGTGGTTCGCTGACAATCATCGCGACCGCACTGATTGAAACCGGCAGTCGGATGGATGAGGTGATATTCGAGGAGTTCAAGGGAACGGGAAACTCGGAGATCGTGCTCGATCGCGAGATGGCGAACAAGAGAATATATCCTGC is from Rhodothermales bacterium and encodes:
- the rho gene encoding transcription termination factor Rho, whose protein sequence is MEDSKPRFSGILELIGDKKFGFIRGLRADVPKGKKDPFVPPPLIRKYKLRDGLIMEGTLRPGKKGDMQVHRIDTIMGLDPEAWPKFKNFDSGQIIYPDEKLELVSGPSDINMRIVDLVAPIGKGQRALIVAPPRTGKTLLLKDIAASVTKNHPEIELVALLVDERPEEVTDFKRSTAAMVFASSNDHDDDNHVRVSTLALEYAKREVEMKKDVVILLDSLTRLGRTFNLYSSGSGRTLSGGLDAGAMKVPRRIFGSARNIEGGGSLTIIATALIETGSRMDEVIFEEFKGTGNSEIVLDREMANKRIYPAINLRKSGTRNEERLLGDKIEQHHRLFRALNTRSPIEAMQALVRHVQQVPTNDQLLDGLMANVTD